One genomic region from Erythrobacter mangrovi encodes:
- a CDS encoding aspartate aminotransferase family protein, translating to MSITPLMPVYPRCGVRPVKGEHCHLIDEDGTRYLDFASGIAVNLLGHSHKGLIGAIQKQAETLMHVSNLYGSPQGEALAQRLVDKTFADTVFFTNSGAEAVECAIKTARAYHQHVGNDDKFELITFTNAFHGRTMATISASNQEKMHKGFMPLLAGFKYAEFDDLESAKAQMGPNTAGFLVEPIQGEGGIRPGSEEFIRGLRQLADENDLMLVFDEVQCGVARTGKLYAYEHYGIEPDIMATAKGIGGGFPLGACLATEKAARGMGFGTHGSTYGGNPLAMAAGMAVMDAVANDEFLAEVTEKGERLRTRLEQFIGNYPELFELVRGKGLMLGLKMKVESRPFFVHLRDNHQLLTVAAGDNTLRVLPPLVAGDAEFDEFFDKLSAGAASFDPGA from the coding sequence ATGTCGATTACACCGCTGATGCCCGTCTATCCCCGTTGCGGGGTGCGCCCGGTCAAGGGAGAGCATTGCCACCTGATCGACGAGGACGGCACCCGCTACCTCGACTTCGCCAGCGGCATCGCGGTCAACCTGCTCGGCCACAGCCACAAGGGCCTGATCGGCGCGATCCAGAAGCAGGCCGAGACGCTGATGCACGTCTCGAACCTCTATGGCAGCCCGCAGGGCGAGGCGCTGGCCCAGCGCCTGGTCGACAAGACCTTTGCCGATACGGTGTTCTTCACCAATTCGGGCGCCGAGGCAGTCGAATGCGCGATCAAGACCGCGCGCGCCTATCACCAGCATGTCGGCAATGACGACAAGTTCGAGCTGATCACCTTCACCAACGCCTTCCACGGCCGCACGATGGCAACCATCAGCGCTTCGAACCAGGAGAAGATGCACAAGGGCTTCATGCCCCTGCTCGCCGGGTTCAAATATGCCGAGTTCGACGATCTCGAAAGCGCTAAGGCGCAGATGGGCCCGAACACTGCGGGCTTCCTGGTCGAACCGATCCAGGGCGAGGGCGGCATCCGTCCGGGTTCGGAAGAGTTCATTCGCGGCCTGCGCCAGCTCGCCGACGAAAACGACCTGATGCTGGTGTTCGACGAGGTCCAGTGCGGCGTTGCCCGCACCGGCAAGCTCTACGCCTACGAACACTACGGTATCGAACCGGACATCATGGCCACTGCCAAGGGTATCGGCGGCGGCTTCCCGCTAGGCGCCTGTCTCGCGACCGAGAAGGCCGCGCGCGGCATGGGTTTTGGCACGCATGGCTCGACCTATGGCGGCAACCCGCTGGCGATGGCCGCGGGCATGGCGGTGATGGATGCCGTCGCCAACGACGAATTCCTCGCCGAAGTGACGGAGAAGGGCGAGCGCCTGCGCACCCGCCTTGAACAGTTCATCGGCAATTACCCCGAACTGTTCGAACTGGTCCGCGGCAAGGGCCTGATGCTCGGCCTCAAGATGAAGGTCGAAAGCCGGCCCTTCTTCGTCCACCTGCGCGACAATCACCAGCTGCTGACCGTGGCGGCCGGCGATAACACGCTGCGCGTCCTGCCGCCGCTGGTGGCGGGCGACGCCGAGTTCGACGAATTCTTCGACAAGCTCTCCGCCGGTGCGGCGAGCTTCGATCCGGGGGCCTGA
- the argF gene encoding ornithine carbamoyltransferase — protein sequence MSGGDALDLAPAVRNFLDLSDAGGDTIAAMLADAQDRKAARAGWPKGRPDSDAPLAGHVLAMIFEKNSTRTRVSFDIAMRQLGGSSLILDSGTSQLGRGESIADTARVLSRMVDAIMIRTDDHAKAEELAHYAHVPVINGLTDRSHPCQIVADLLTMVEQGKALPGLEVAWLGDGNNVLHSILEAAGIFKFNVRVGTPQGYEPDAEFVAMARAGGARVTLTQDAAEAAAGADIVVTDTWVSMGQEHVHNKLAAMEPFRVDAKLMARANPDARFLHCLPAHIGDEVSEEVFESEQSVVFDEAENRIHAQKSVLLWCFGKL from the coding sequence ATGAGCGGCGGTGACGCGCTCGACCTGGCCCCGGCGGTGAGGAACTTCCTCGACCTGTCGGACGCGGGCGGGGATACGATCGCCGCCATGCTCGCCGATGCGCAGGACCGCAAGGCGGCGCGTGCCGGCTGGCCAAAGGGACGGCCTGATTCGGACGCCCCGCTGGCCGGTCACGTGCTGGCGATGATCTTCGAGAAGAACTCGACCCGCACGCGGGTGAGCTTCGACATCGCCATGCGCCAGCTTGGGGGCAGCTCGCTGATCCTCGATTCGGGAACCAGCCAGCTTGGCCGGGGTGAAAGCATCGCGGACACCGCGCGCGTGCTCAGCCGCATGGTCGATGCGATCATGATTCGCACCGACGACCATGCCAAGGCCGAGGAACTGGCGCATTACGCGCATGTGCCCGTCATCAACGGGCTCACCGACCGGTCGCATCCCTGCCAGATCGTCGCCGATCTGCTGACCATGGTCGAACAGGGCAAGGCGCTTCCTGGCCTCGAGGTCGCCTGGCTGGGTGATGGCAACAATGTGCTGCACTCGATCCTCGAGGCGGCCGGTATCTTCAAGTTCAACGTCCGCGTCGGCACGCCGCAGGGGTATGAACCCGATGCGGAGTTCGTCGCCATGGCGCGGGCCGGCGGGGCGCGAGTCACCTTGACCCAGGACGCCGCCGAAGCGGCCGCAGGTGCCGACATCGTCGTGACCGACACCTGGGTTTCGATGGGGCAGGAGCATGTGCATAACAAGCTCGCCGCGATGGAGCCCTTCCGCGTCGATGCGAAGCTGATGGCTCGCGCCAATCCCGATGCGCGCTTCCTCCACTGCCTGCCCGCCCATATCGGTGACGAGGTCAGCGAAGAGGTGTTCGAGAGCGAGCAATCGGTTGTTTTCGATGAAGCCGAGAACCGGATTCACGCGCAGAAATCGGTGCTGCTGTGGTGTTTCGGCAAGCTCTGA
- the hslO gene encoding Hsp33 family molecular chaperone HslO: MTDSEHNPAETYSERLLGFTIPSRNARGRLVRLDRTLDAILSAHDYPAPITHLLAEALVLATLMGGLLKDGGSQVTMQAQTEAGAVKLLVCDYKDGDLRGYVDFDADALAELGANPSLFALFGKGYLAITFDMAKGKGRYQGIVPLEGGSLSEACENYFFQSEQVPTLIRCAVRSDGSACVAAGQLVQHLPDGEEGRERLHARLDHPEWEHVAVLAGSLRHDELLDPELSLEAITWRLFHEEEQVRVQPGSAIERGCRCTVEHYRQVIARFPEEDRADMRNEAGEIVVDCAFCSKQFTIAA; the protein is encoded by the coding sequence ATGACTGATTCCGAGCACAATCCCGCCGAAACCTATTCGGAGCGCCTGCTGGGCTTCACCATCCCCTCGCGGAATGCGCGGGGGCGGCTGGTGCGGCTCGACCGGACGCTCGATGCGATCCTGTCGGCGCACGACTATCCCGCCCCAATCACTCACCTGCTGGCCGAGGCGCTGGTCCTGGCTACCCTGATGGGCGGCCTGCTCAAGGACGGGGGATCGCAGGTCACGATGCAGGCGCAGACTGAAGCGGGCGCGGTCAAGCTGCTCGTCTGCGACTACAAGGACGGCGACCTGCGCGGCTATGTCGACTTTGATGCCGATGCGCTGGCCGAGCTGGGTGCCAACCCCTCGCTGTTCGCGCTGTTCGGCAAGGGTTATCTTGCGATCACCTTCGACATGGCAAAGGGCAAGGGCCGCTATCAGGGCATCGTCCCGCTGGAGGGCGGGAGCCTTTCCGAAGCGTGCGAGAACTACTTCTTCCAGTCGGAGCAGGTGCCGACACTGATTCGCTGTGCCGTACGCTCGGACGGCAGTGCCTGCGTAGCCGCGGGCCAGCTGGTCCAGCACCTGCCCGATGGCGAGGAAGGGCGCGAACGCCTGCATGCCCGGCTCGACCATCCAGAATGGGAGCACGTCGCAGTCTTGGCGGGGTCACTCCGCCATGACGAACTGCTCGATCCCGAGCTTTCGCTCGAAGCGATCACCTGGCGCCTGTTCCACGAGGAAGAGCAGGTCAGGGTGCAGCCCGGCTCGGCGATCGAGCGTGGGTGCCGTTGCACGGTCGAGCATTACCGCCAGGTCATCGCCCGTTTCCCGGAGGAAGATCGCGCCGACATGCGCAATGAAGCCGGGGAAATCGTCGTCGATTGCGCCTTCTGCTCGAAGCAGTTCACCATCGCCGCGTAA
- the queC gene encoding 7-cyano-7-deazaguanine synthase QueC, with translation MTNDDKAQPGPAVVLLSGGLDSMVTAAIARERGHALHALSIDYGQRHRRELESAQAIAERLGVERHVMLPLDLRRFGGSALTDDIDVPKSGVGSDIPVTYVPARNLVFLALTTALAESSGSRDIFIGVNALDYSGYPDCRPEFIASFAETARLGTKQGVEGAPFTIHAPLQHMTKADIARECHRLGLDPAWSWSCYDPLPDGTACGACDSCRLRRKGFDEAGLIDTTRYAEGMPSLTE, from the coding sequence ATGACGAATGACGACAAGGCGCAGCCCGGCCCGGCGGTCGTGCTGCTTTCAGGCGGGCTCGATTCGATGGTCACCGCGGCGATTGCGCGCGAACGCGGCCATGCGCTCCACGCGCTGAGCATCGACTATGGCCAGCGTCACCGCCGCGAACTTGAGTCGGCGCAGGCGATTGCGGAACGGTTGGGGGTGGAACGCCATGTGATGCTGCCGCTCGACCTGCGGCGGTTCGGTGGCTCGGCGCTGACCGATGATATCGACGTCCCGAAGTCCGGGGTCGGCAGCGATATTCCGGTGACCTATGTCCCGGCCCGCAATCTCGTCTTCCTTGCGCTCACCACGGCCCTTGCCGAGAGTTCGGGCTCGCGCGACATCTTCATCGGGGTCAATGCACTCGACTATTCGGGTTACCCCGACTGTCGGCCTGAATTCATCGCGAGCTTTGCCGAAACTGCGCGACTTGGGACCAAGCAAGGGGTCGAGGGTGCGCCCTTCACGATCCACGCACCACTGCAGCACATGACCAAGGCGGATATTGCGCGCGAGTGCCACCGGCTCGGGCTCGATCCGGCGTGGAGCTGGTCCTGCTATGATCCCTTGCCGGATGGGACCGCCTGCGGAGCCTGCGATTCCTGTCGTTTGCGGCGAAAGGGGTTTGACGAAGCGGGGCTTATCGATACGACACGTTACGCAGAAGGAATGCCTTCGCTAACGGAGTAG
- a CDS encoding spinster family MFS transporter, translated as MTETTDAAAQADLPAAAVGDKVPAYSWYVLFTLVVVYILNFIDRQILSILAVDIKRDLGLTDGQLGFLGGAAFAVFYALFGVPLGRLADRWHRVRLLTIGLALWSAMTAASGLARNYLTLSLARMGVGVGEATASPTAYSLISDYFPAKKRATALAIYSSGLYLGGGVSLLIGAKISLVWDTAYPGGGIGGLVGWQAAFLAVGLPGILMAIWVATLREPERPPEEHSTGRHPLRDFFVDLSMLLPPFTLVHAARRGMKALVANIAFAAAMVAAAILMIGITGNTPQWSAMAFGYYAVFSWAGTLKQHDPATFRLIWGTPAFICTALGYGLVSLGAYALAFWAAPYAEIVLKLPKEELAFILGANGAASGFLGVILGGRLSDALRQRHPSGRILMIMFGILAPIIPIWVGFTTEDATVFYVMNFLAGLFAATALGAAAATTQDLVLPRMRGTATASFFLATTLVGLAVGPYMVGQISELTGSMRIGVLSLIAVAPISLGLLIWAYRALPEAEATIEERARAAG; from the coding sequence TTGACCGAGACGACCGACGCCGCCGCGCAGGCAGACCTTCCGGCAGCAGCGGTGGGGGACAAGGTTCCAGCCTATAGCTGGTATGTCCTTTTCACACTTGTCGTTGTTTACATCCTCAATTTCATCGACCGACAGATCCTTTCGATCCTTGCGGTCGACATCAAACGGGACCTCGGCCTCACCGATGGCCAGCTTGGCTTCCTCGGCGGCGCGGCCTTTGCGGTGTTCTACGCCCTGTTCGGGGTGCCGCTCGGCAGGCTGGCCGATCGCTGGCACCGGGTCCGGCTGCTGACGATCGGGCTTGCCTTGTGGTCGGCGATGACCGCCGCCTCCGGCCTGGCGCGAAACTATCTGACGCTATCCTTGGCACGCATGGGCGTTGGCGTTGGCGAAGCAACGGCCAGTCCCACCGCCTATTCGCTGATCTCGGACTATTTCCCCGCCAAGAAACGCGCGACCGCGCTCGCGATCTACTCATCCGGCCTTTACCTGGGCGGCGGTGTGTCGCTGCTGATCGGTGCGAAGATCTCGCTGGTTTGGGATACCGCTTATCCCGGCGGCGGAATCGGCGGACTGGTCGGCTGGCAGGCCGCCTTCCTGGCGGTGGGTCTCCCGGGGATCTTGATGGCGATCTGGGTTGCCACCCTGCGCGAGCCGGAGCGCCCGCCTGAGGAGCATTCGACGGGCCGCCATCCCCTGCGCGACTTCTTCGTCGACCTGTCGATGCTGCTGCCGCCCTTCACCCTGGTTCATGCAGCACGGCGTGGGATGAAGGCGCTTGTGGCCAATATTGCCTTCGCTGCCGCGATGGTTGCAGCGGCCATTTTGATGATCGGAATTACGGGCAACACCCCCCAGTGGTCGGCAATGGCTTTCGGCTATTACGCGGTGTTTTCATGGGCCGGTACGCTCAAACAGCACGATCCCGCCACCTTTAGGCTGATTTGGGGCACTCCGGCATTCATCTGCACCGCGCTGGGTTACGGGCTGGTCTCGCTCGGCGCCTATGCGCTCGCCTTCTGGGCGGCCCCCTATGCCGAGATCGTGCTCAAGCTGCCGAAAGAGGAGCTGGCCTTTATCCTGGGTGCCAATGGCGCAGCCTCCGGCTTCCTTGGCGTGATCCTCGGGGGACGGCTGTCGGACGCCCTTCGCCAGCGCCATCCGTCGGGGCGGATCCTTATGATCATGTTCGGCATCCTTGCGCCGATCATTCCGATCTGGGTGGGTTTCACCACCGAGGATGCCACGGTGTTTTACGTGATGAATTTCCTGGCTGGCCTGTTTGCCGCCACTGCCTTGGGCGCGGCAGCTGCGACTACGCAGGACCTGGTGCTTCCGCGCATGCGGGGTACGGCCACGGCCTCGTTCTTCCTCGCCACGACATTGGTCGGGCTGGCGGTCGGCCCCTATATGGTCGGCCAGATTTCCGAACTGACTGGCAGTATGCGGATCGGGGTTTTATCGCTGATCGCGGTCGCACCGATATCGTTGGGCTTGCTCATCTGGGCCTACCGCGCCCTTCCGGAAGCCGAAGCCACGATCGAGGAGCGCGCCCGGGCCGCAGGTTGA
- a CDS encoding superoxide dismutase family protein has product MRAQLALVPFIALLAGACTTVDALPDTRVGEAALRTSDGLPTGNVHLVQTGSTLSLVVAVVGIPAGEHGFHLHTTGSCTAPDFGSAGGHLNPDGRHHGSLAEGGKHLGDLPNLVVASNRTGSLVADLTGDASTLLPRIFDADGTAVVIHAGPDDYRSDPSGNAGARIACGVLNPSS; this is encoded by the coding sequence ATGCGTGCCCAGCTTGCCCTTGTCCCGTTCATTGCCTTGCTCGCAGGCGCCTGCACCACTGTCGACGCCCTGCCTGACACGCGCGTCGGCGAAGCGGCGTTGCGAACTTCCGACGGGCTGCCGACGGGCAATGTCCATCTGGTCCAGACCGGGTCCACCTTATCACTGGTTGTCGCGGTGGTCGGCATACCTGCCGGAGAGCACGGCTTCCACCTGCACACGACGGGCAGCTGCACGGCACCCGATTTCGGCAGCGCCGGGGGACATCTCAATCCTGACGGAAGGCATCACGGATCGCTAGCCGAAGGCGGCAAACACCTCGGCGACCTGCCCAACCTGGTAGTCGCCAGTAACCGGACCGGTTCGCTGGTTGCCGACCTCACCGGAGACGCCAGCACACTCCTGCCAAGGATCTTCGACGCCGACGGTACCGCCGTCGTGATCCACGCGGGGCCCGACGACTACCGCAGCGATCCCTCAGGGAACGCAGGCGCCAGGATCGCTTGCGGTGTCCTGAACCCGTCGAGCTGA
- a CDS encoding OmpA family protein, whose protein sequence is MRKFVIGMAMASTALASPALARDDSWYVEVDAGVMLVEDIDNLRGSNEVGTLNTDTGYDIGGIVGYDFGPFRMEAEVSHRRAEEASYTDDVNSLNDAEVGGGAEALSFMLNGLVDFGPDDGLQGFVGGGVGVGRVKVAVLTPIAGLDVDDSDSGFAWQILAGVRKPISDKIDIGLKYRFYNQFSNNLVAADGTDAKVGYRSHSLLATLTYNFGEPPAPPPPPPPPPPPPPPPPPPPPPPPPPAPVCQTGPYIVFFNWDESAITPEAATILDNAVSAYANCGTASVMLAGHTDRSGTPTYNMGLAERRNASVRGYLTSRGIPDGRITSEAFGESQPRVPTADGVRELQNRRVELTYGPGSGM, encoded by the coding sequence ATGCGGAAATTCGTCATAGGAATGGCGATGGCCTCAACGGCCCTTGCTTCGCCTGCCCTGGCACGTGACGACAGCTGGTATGTCGAAGTCGATGCCGGTGTCATGCTGGTCGAGGATATCGACAACCTCCGGGGCTCCAACGAAGTTGGCACGCTCAATACGGACACTGGTTACGATATCGGTGGTATCGTCGGCTATGATTTCGGCCCGTTCCGCATGGAAGCGGAAGTCAGCCATCGTCGCGCTGAGGAAGCCAGCTACACCGACGACGTCAACTCGCTCAACGATGCCGAAGTCGGCGGTGGCGCAGAAGCTCTCAGCTTCATGCTCAACGGCCTGGTTGACTTTGGTCCCGATGACGGCCTGCAGGGCTTTGTCGGCGGTGGTGTCGGCGTCGGCCGCGTCAAGGTTGCCGTACTCACCCCGATCGCGGGTCTCGACGTAGACGACAGCGACTCTGGCTTCGCATGGCAGATTCTTGCCGGCGTCCGTAAGCCGATCAGCGACAAGATCGACATCGGTCTGAAGTATCGCTTCTACAACCAGTTCAGCAACAACCTGGTTGCGGCTGACGGCACGGACGCGAAGGTCGGCTACCGCTCGCACTCGCTGCTGGCGACGCTGACCTACAACTTCGGCGAGCCGCCGGCACCGCCGCCACCTCCGCCGCCTCCGCCGCCTCCGCCGCCGCCACCCCCGCCGCCTCCGCCGCCTCCGCCGCCGCCGGCGCCGGTGTGCCAGACGGGTCCGTACATCGTCTTCTTCAACTGGGACGAATCGGCGATCACCCCGGAAGCTGCGACCATTCTGGACAACGCGGTTTCGGCCTATGCCAATTGCGGCACCGCTTCGGTCATGCTCGCCGGTCACACCGACCGTTCGGGTACGCCGACGTACAACATGGGCCTCGCCGAGCGTCGTAACGCCTCGGTTCGCGGTTACCTCACCTCGCGCGGTATTCCGGACGGCCGGATTACCAGCGAAGCGTTCGGTGAATCGCAGCCGCGCGTCCCGACCGCGGACGGCGTGCGTGAACTCCAGAACCGTCGTGTGGAACTCACCTACGGTCCGGGTTCGGGCATGTAA
- a CDS encoding DUF2793 domain-containing protein: MVGTSASPPAAPSAGDCWIVAAGAVGEWSGRDDCLAWWDGDQWTFAPPFRGLRAFDQAQDRYRTFSDSWDAAPIPTDPSGGSVVDVEARDIIATILAILRAHRIIPGA; this comes from the coding sequence GTGGTCGGGACGAGCGCGTCGCCCCCGGCAGCACCTTCCGCCGGGGACTGCTGGATCGTCGCGGCCGGCGCGGTTGGTGAGTGGTCAGGGCGGGACGATTGCCTCGCGTGGTGGGACGGAGATCAATGGACATTCGCCCCACCATTCCGTGGCTTGCGTGCATTCGACCAGGCGCAGGACCGCTACCGAACATTTTCAGACAGCTGGGATGCAGCCCCCATTCCGACTGATCCATCGGGCGGTAGCGTCGTGGATGTCGAGGCACGGGACATCATTGCCACAATCCTGGCAATCTTGCGGGCACATCGGATTATCCCCGGCGCCTAG
- a CDS encoding terminase large subunit domain-containing protein codes for MSRPLSRPGVWARLTPAEREAFVHGLTQEERDAFVVDFRNYAHEGQLPSDNAWYIWLVMAGRGFGKTRAGAEWVRFTADNLPDARIALVAANLGEGRAVMVEGESGILACCPPEAAPDFEPSLRRLTWPNGAQATLYSAAEPESLRGPQHSHACRSGAERDLRQRSLCPGRCPASSVGGRDERVAPGSTFRRGLLDRRGRRGW; via the coding sequence ATGAGCCGACCCCTGTCGCGGCCCGGCGTCTGGGCGCGCCTCACCCCGGCGGAGCGCGAGGCCTTCGTCCACGGTCTCACGCAGGAAGAGCGAGACGCCTTCGTGGTCGACTTCCGCAATTACGCGCACGAGGGCCAGCTGCCATCCGACAATGCCTGGTACATCTGGCTCGTCATGGCGGGTCGCGGCTTCGGCAAGACCCGCGCGGGGGCGGAATGGGTCCGCTTCACGGCGGACAATCTGCCCGACGCGCGCATTGCGCTGGTCGCAGCCAATCTCGGCGAAGGCCGCGCCGTCATGGTCGAGGGCGAGAGCGGCATATTGGCCTGCTGCCCTCCCGAGGCCGCACCCGACTTCGAGCCGTCGCTGCGGCGGCTGACATGGCCCAACGGCGCGCAGGCGACGCTCTATTCGGCTGCCGAGCCGGAGAGCCTGCGCGGCCCGCAGCACAGCCATGCCTGCCGGTCAGGCGCAGAAAGAGATCTTCGTCAACGAAGCCTTTGCCCGGGTAGATGCCCTGCTTCATCCGTCGGTGGTCGGGACGAGCGCGTCGCCCCCGGCAGCACCTTCCGCCGGGGACTGCTGGATCGTCGCGGCCGGCGCGGTTGGTGA
- a CDS encoding YqaA family protein — translation MIMKPLRGLYDWTMDKAAHPHAVWWLAFFSFIESSFFPIPPHPLLGLMCLAEPKKALRYALVCTIASVLGGMLGYAIGYFVFEAVGTWLIGSIGMTEMLPVAQCMVDRDGAWVVFVAAFTPLPFKLATIVSGFLGMSFLPFLIASIAGRASIFMIVGVLFRIFGAPIKRFIDEYLGWVTLAFVGLVGAGFLALTQFGDGDEDGRDAADSCAVPSASAAA, via the coding sequence ATGATCATGAAACCGCTCCGCGGCCTCTACGACTGGACCATGGACAAGGCCGCCCACCCCCATGCGGTGTGGTGGCTCGCCTTCTTCAGCTTCATCGAATCCTCCTTCTTCCCGATCCCGCCGCATCCGCTGCTCGGCCTGATGTGCCTTGCCGAACCGAAGAAGGCGCTGCGCTATGCGCTGGTCTGCACCATCGCCTCGGTGCTGGGCGGGATGCTCGGCTATGCGATCGGCTATTTCGTGTTCGAGGCGGTCGGGACCTGGCTGATCGGTTCGATCGGGATGACCGAGATGCTGCCGGTGGCGCAATGCATGGTCGATCGCGACGGGGCCTGGGTGGTGTTCGTCGCCGCCTTCACGCCGCTGCCCTTCAAGCTGGCGACGATCGTGTCCGGATTCCTCGGCATGTCCTTCTTGCCGTTCCTGATCGCCAGCATCGCCGGGCGGGCCTCGATCTTCATGATCGTGGGCGTGCTGTTCCGGATCTTCGGAGCGCCGATCAAGCGCTTTATCGACGAGTACCTCGGCTGGGTGACGCTCGCCTTCGTGGGCCTGGTCGGCGCAGGCTTCCTCGCACTCACCCAGTTTGGCGATGGCGACGAGGATGGCCGGGATGCCGCGGATAGCTGCGCGGTGCCATCGGCCTCCGCAGCCGCCTGA
- a CDS encoding Crp/Fnr family transcriptional regulator, protein MSNSLHSGATRRSLATPMLFEALDPALQVHLIRNAAVRHFEDGQLIQQRGDTADGFWLIEEGAVMVGQFLADGDFRAVALLGAGDSYGELAVFSGRPRIVDAVSRGPSRLRLIGARTFLEALGNYPASTRALLAALSEQLQETLALLAGLRRGTNSARMAGLLATMAGGMPGPASVAVTQQELADLLGITRATANAALGELQKRRLIERGYREIRIPDRDQLALASLD, encoded by the coding sequence ATGTCCAACTCTTTACATTCTGGTGCGACTCGGCGTTCGCTGGCGACCCCGATGCTGTTCGAGGCGCTCGACCCTGCGCTGCAGGTGCATCTGATCCGCAACGCCGCGGTGCGCCATTTCGAGGACGGCCAGCTGATTCAGCAGCGCGGCGACACCGCCGACGGGTTCTGGCTGATCGAGGAAGGCGCGGTGATGGTCGGGCAGTTCCTGGCCGATGGCGATTTCCGCGCGGTCGCGCTACTCGGCGCGGGCGACTCCTATGGCGAGCTCGCGGTCTTCTCGGGCAGGCCGCGCATCGTCGATGCAGTCTCGCGCGGGCCGAGCCGGCTGCGGCTGATCGGCGCGCGCACCTTTCTCGAGGCGCTGGGCAATTACCCCGCTTCGACCCGGGCGCTGCTGGCGGCGCTGTCCGAGCAACTGCAGGAAACGCTGGCCCTGCTGGCGGGACTGCGCCGCGGCACCAATTCGGCGCGCATGGCCGGGCTGCTGGCGACCATGGCAGGCGGCATGCCCGGGCCGGCCAGCGTGGCGGTGACCCAGCAGGAGCTGGCCGACCTGCTCGGGATCACCCGCGCCACCGCCAATGCCGCCCTGGGTGAACTGCAGAAGCGGCGGCTGATCGAACGCGGCTATCGCGAGATCCGCATCCCCGACCGCGACCAGCTGGCACTGGCCTCGCTCGACTGA
- a CDS encoding sterol desaturase family protein encodes MSASTIAIVAIYLGFALLELWHSNLFRKEEQTRDDGIVEAVSMTLLLAVTQPTVLLASGALANWIAPQYAGALAGLNILAALGLFLILDDMMQYWWHRASHSTPWLYNLHRAHHNAKYMSVRLVYRNNIIYYALMPSLWFAGVLIWLGLGWVYAGYIVVKLLVITGAHSDVAWDKPLYAIKWLSPVMWVVERTISTPATHHAHHGRHADDPAVHYKGNYGNLLFFWDVLFGTAKITRTFPKSYGVENLAPATLGQQLLWPIFPENKAQPEPASQTGSTQTA; translated from the coding sequence ATGTCCGCTTCGACCATTGCCATCGTCGCCATCTACCTCGGTTTCGCCCTGCTGGAGCTGTGGCATTCCAACCTGTTCCGCAAGGAAGAGCAGACCCGTGACGACGGGATCGTCGAGGCGGTCAGCATGACCCTGCTATTGGCGGTGACCCAGCCCACCGTACTGCTCGCGTCGGGCGCGCTCGCCAACTGGATCGCGCCGCAATATGCCGGCGCGCTGGCAGGCCTCAACATTCTCGCCGCGCTCGGCCTGTTCCTGATCCTCGACGACATGATGCAATATTGGTGGCACCGCGCGAGCCATTCGACCCCTTGGCTCTACAACCTCCACCGGGCGCATCACAACGCGAAGTACATGAGCGTGCGCCTCGTCTACCGGAACAACATCATCTATTATGCCCTGATGCCGAGCCTGTGGTTCGCCGGCGTGCTGATCTGGCTGGGCCTCGGCTGGGTCTATGCCGGATACATCGTGGTCAAGCTGCTGGTCATCACCGGCGCGCATTCGGACGTCGCCTGGGACAAGCCGCTCTATGCCATCAAGTGGCTCTCGCCGGTGATGTGGGTGGTGGAACGGACCATTTCGACCCCGGCCACGCACCATGCCCACCATGGACGCCATGCCGATGATCCTGCGGTCCACTACAAGGGCAATTACGGCAACCTGCTGTTCTTCTGGGATGTGCTGTTCGGCACGGCCAAGATCACGCGCACCTTCCCCAAGAGCTATGGGGTGGAGAACCTCGCCCCGGCGACGCTCGGCCAGCAGCTGCTGTGGCCGATCTTCCCGGAGAACAAGGCACAGCCCGAACCAGCGTCGCAGACGGGCAGCACGCAGACGGCTTGA
- a CDS encoding NAD-binding protein has product MGGKQLHAGGRGSGAALKLAANALFAIQVVALAEINARLEARGIEPETGIALLEETPLLSPAARAAAGLMLAEKDDAMFPIDLVAKDLRYAIAETPDASPIAGAALECFERMVAAGHGGLNLTGVRLAFA; this is encoded by the coding sequence ATGGGCGGCAAGCAACTTCATGCCGGTGGACGCGGTTCCGGAGCGGCGTTGAAGTTGGCCGCCAATGCGCTCTTCGCGATCCAGGTCGTTGCCTTGGCGGAAATCAACGCGCGCTTGGAAGCAAGGGGAATCGAACCTGAGACAGGCATCGCACTGCTCGAGGAAACCCCGCTCCTGTCCCCCGCCGCACGTGCCGCTGCCGGTCTCATGCTAGCCGAGAAGGACGATGCGATGTTCCCCATCGACCTGGTGGCGAAGGATCTGCGCTACGCGATCGCGGAAACACCCGATGCCTCGCCGATAGCGGGGGCAGCCCTCGAATGTTTCGAGCGGATGGTGGCAGCTGGTCACGGCGGACTGAACCTGACCGGTGTGCGGCTCGCCTTCGCGTGA